Proteins encoded by one window of Chromobacterium violaceum ATCC 12472:
- a CDS encoding acetate kinase has protein sequence MNSSILVINCGSSSLKFALIDSASHEAVMTGLAEKLGLADACITFKHNGDKQTALLSAPDHAAAMHAIIEKLQQVSLLDSVKAIGHRVVHGGEHFKQSALLDETAINEIERCIKLAPLHNPAHILGIRTAIKEFPSLPQVAVFDTSFHQTMPEKAYLYAVPMKLYRENSLRRYGMHGTSYRFVAEEAAKMLGKPANETSLVIAHLGNGASISAIRNGKCADTSMGLTPLEGLVMGTRSGDIDPSVFGYLATERGMDIQSITNMLNKESGLLGLSELSNDCRELEEAAAKGHEGAKRALEVFAYRLAKYVASMSVGAGRLDAVVFTGGIGENSSFLRAEVINQLGFLGLKLDAAANEACIRGNAGRITAADSVPALVINTNEELMIAMDTAKLAGLAN, from the coding sequence ATGAATTCCAGCATCCTCGTCATCAATTGCGGCAGTTCCTCCCTGAAATTCGCGCTGATCGACAGCGCCAGCCACGAGGCGGTCATGACCGGCCTGGCCGAGAAGCTGGGCCTGGCCGACGCCTGCATCACCTTCAAGCACAACGGCGACAAGCAAACCGCCCTGCTGTCCGCACCGGACCACGCCGCCGCCATGCACGCCATCATCGAGAAGCTGCAGCAGGTATCGCTGCTGGACAGCGTGAAGGCCATCGGCCACCGCGTGGTTCACGGCGGCGAACACTTCAAGCAATCCGCCCTGCTCGACGAAACCGCCATCAACGAGATCGAGCGCTGCATCAAGCTGGCCCCGCTGCACAACCCGGCGCACATCCTGGGCATCCGCACCGCGATCAAGGAGTTCCCGAGCCTGCCGCAAGTGGCCGTGTTCGACACCTCCTTCCACCAGACCATGCCGGAAAAGGCCTACCTGTACGCGGTGCCGATGAAGCTGTACCGCGAAAACAGCCTGCGCCGCTACGGCATGCACGGCACCAGCTACCGCTTCGTGGCTGAAGAGGCCGCCAAGATGCTGGGCAAGCCGGCCAATGAAACCAGCCTGGTGATCGCCCACCTGGGCAACGGCGCATCCATCTCCGCCATCCGCAACGGCAAGTGCGCCGACACCTCCATGGGCCTGACCCCGCTGGAAGGCCTGGTGATGGGCACCCGCTCCGGCGACATCGACCCCAGCGTGTTCGGCTACCTGGCCACCGAGCGCGGCATGGACATCCAGTCCATCACCAATATGCTGAACAAGGAATCGGGCCTCTTGGGCCTGTCCGAGCTGTCCAACGACTGCCGCGAACTGGAAGAAGCCGCCGCCAAGGGCCACGAAGGCGCCAAGCGCGCGCTGGAAGTGTTCGCCTACCGTCTGGCCAAGTACGTGGCCTCGATGAGCGTGGGCGCCGGCCGCCTGGACGCCGTGGTGTTCACCGGCGGCATCGGCGAGAACTCGTCCTTCCTGCGCGCCGAAGTGATCAACCAGCTGGGCTTCCTGGGCCTGAAGCTGGACGCGGCCGCCAACGAAGCCTGCATCCGCGGCAACGCCGGCCGCATCACCGCCGCCGACTCCGTGCCGGCGCTGGTGATCAACACCAACGAAGAGCTGATGATCGCCATGGACACCGCCAAGCTGGCCGGCCTGGCCAACTAA
- a CDS encoding aromatic ring-hydroxylating oxygenase subunit alpha: MSDLASAQLLQASAAQLPVYTYFDPAFYAKEQALLFADAPQYYGHELMAPNAGDYHTLEWMGHGKMLKNVDGEIKLISNVCRHRQAIIYKGRGNGNHIVCNLHGWTYDAGGKLVGAPHFPETPCLNLGQTELTRWNGLLFDARRDVAADLATLGVAKHMSFDGYAFHSTHSADYDFNWKTFIEVYSEDYHVDPFHPGLGNFVDCGDLKWEWGDSYHVQTVGVKNRLARAGSKVYGKWHEEVRRRYAEQQPEFGAIWLTYYPNIMVEWYPHVLVVSVVIPRGPEKCTVITEFYYPEDVVWFEPEFIEAEQAAYFETAKEDDEICIRMHEGRKALWMAGVSEVGPYQSPTEEGMQHFHEYYRRLMGSALAG; encoded by the coding sequence ATGTCTGATCTGGCTTCTGCTCAACTGCTTCAAGCATCCGCAGCCCAGCTACCCGTCTATACCTATTTCGATCCCGCGTTCTATGCCAAGGAGCAGGCGCTGCTGTTCGCAGACGCCCCGCAGTATTACGGCCATGAGCTGATGGCGCCCAATGCCGGCGACTATCACACGCTGGAATGGATGGGGCATGGCAAGATGCTCAAGAATGTGGACGGCGAGATCAAGCTGATCTCCAACGTCTGCCGCCACCGCCAGGCCATCATCTATAAAGGGCGCGGCAACGGCAACCATATCGTCTGCAACCTGCATGGCTGGACTTACGACGCCGGCGGCAAGCTGGTGGGCGCGCCGCACTTCCCCGAGACGCCGTGCCTGAACCTGGGCCAGACCGAGCTGACCCGCTGGAACGGCTTGCTGTTCGACGCGCGCCGCGACGTGGCGGCGGACTTGGCCACATTGGGCGTGGCCAAGCACATGAGCTTCGATGGCTACGCCTTCCACTCGACGCACAGCGCCGACTACGACTTCAACTGGAAGACCTTCATCGAGGTGTACTCGGAGGACTACCACGTCGATCCCTTCCACCCCGGTCTCGGCAATTTCGTCGATTGCGGCGACCTGAAATGGGAGTGGGGCGACAGCTACCACGTGCAGACGGTGGGCGTGAAGAACCGCCTGGCGCGCGCCGGCTCCAAGGTGTACGGCAAGTGGCACGAGGAAGTGCGCCGCCGCTACGCCGAACAGCAGCCGGAATTCGGCGCCATCTGGCTGACCTACTACCCCAACATCATGGTGGAGTGGTATCCCCACGTGCTGGTGGTCAGCGTGGTGATTCCGCGCGGCCCGGAAAAGTGCACCGTGATCACCGAGTTCTACTATCCGGAAGACGTGGTGTGGTTCGAGCCGGAATTCATCGAGGCGGAGCAGGCCGCCTACTTCGAAACCGCGAAGGAAGACGACGAGATCTGCATCCGCATGCATGAGGGCCGCAAGGCGCTGTGGATGGCCGGCGTCAGCGAGGTGGGGCCGTACCAGTCCCCGACCGAGGAAGGCATGCAGCACTTCCACGAGTACTATCGGCGTCTGATGGGATCGGCATTGGCTGGCTGA
- a CDS encoding DMT family transporter gives MVPALSRLGAGWMILAAASFALMSACAKLGAADFNSVELLFWRTSIGAVLLGLPMMLRGHSPATPHWRAHIHRGFVGYASMAALFYALTRLSLPTAVTLNYTSSLFFSALCIVKLKDRPRPRVWLALSLGFFGVVLLLRPTFTPQQWLPGLIGLVSGISAGFAVFQVRELGQMGEQPWRVVFWFFCLSSVIGLVWLLLGPGFSAVTPANVWPLLGVGVFGMLGQLAMTRAYKEGRRYLVASFAYLTVVFSALLGVALWDDVLSVASLLAMGLIVSAGMLAARA, from the coding sequence ATGGTCCCGGCGCTGAGCCGGCTCGGCGCCGGCTGGATGATACTGGCCGCGGCCAGCTTCGCGCTGATGAGCGCCTGCGCCAAGCTGGGCGCGGCAGATTTCAACTCGGTGGAGCTGCTGTTCTGGCGCACCAGCATCGGCGCGGTTTTGCTGGGCTTGCCGATGATGCTGCGCGGCCATTCGCCGGCCACGCCGCATTGGCGCGCTCACATCCATCGCGGCTTTGTCGGCTACGCGTCGATGGCCGCGCTGTTTTACGCGCTGACCCGCTTGTCTCTGCCGACCGCGGTGACGCTTAATTACACTTCCTCGCTGTTTTTCTCGGCGCTGTGCATCGTCAAGCTGAAGGACAGGCCGCGGCCGCGCGTTTGGCTGGCGCTGTCGCTGGGTTTCTTCGGCGTGGTCTTGCTGCTAAGGCCCACTTTCACGCCGCAGCAGTGGCTGCCGGGCCTGATCGGGCTGGTTTCCGGAATCAGCGCCGGTTTCGCGGTGTTCCAGGTGCGGGAGCTGGGGCAGATGGGCGAGCAGCCCTGGCGGGTTGTATTCTGGTTTTTTTGCCTGTCCAGCGTGATCGGTTTGGTCTGGCTGCTGCTGGGGCCGGGCTTTTCCGCCGTCACGCCGGCCAATGTCTGGCCGCTGCTGGGCGTGGGCGTGTTCGGCATGCTGGGGCAGTTGGCGATGACGCGCGCCTACAAGGAGGGGCGACGGTATCTGGTGGCCAGTTTCGCCTACCTGACCGTGGTGTTCTCCGCGCTGCTGGGCGTGGCGTTATGGGATGATGTTTTAAGCGTCGCCAGCTTGCTGGCGATGGGGTTGATCGTGTCTGCCGGCATGCTGGCGGCGCGGGCTTGA
- a CDS encoding DMT family transporter, translating to MRYRQWRLGSGWMVVAAVLFALMGLFVKLGAKHFSSTELVFWRTLIGVLTLGGAALWRRERFATPLLRYHLQRGVIGYSSLLMSFYAIAHLPLATASTLTYTSPMFLALLSVVLLRERLPAQALAGLALGFAGVVLLLKPTLSGDVWFAGLLGLASGFLAGWSYLHVRELGRQGEAEWRVVFYFALISTVGGLLLMSLERWHPVTLDNVGLLLGVGATATLAQLAMTRAYKVGRKLTAANLSYLTVVFSCLLGALVWGDALTADSLLAMGLIIVSGMLAGRR from the coding sequence ATGCGGTACAGGCAGTGGCGGCTCGGTTCGGGCTGGATGGTGGTGGCGGCGGTGCTGTTCGCCTTGATGGGCTTGTTCGTCAAGCTGGGCGCCAAGCATTTCTCGTCGACGGAGCTGGTGTTCTGGCGCACCCTGATCGGGGTGCTGACGCTGGGCGGCGCCGCGCTGTGGCGGCGGGAGCGCTTCGCCACTCCGCTGCTGCGCTATCACCTGCAGCGCGGCGTGATCGGCTACAGCTCGCTGCTGATGTCGTTCTACGCCATCGCCCACCTGCCCCTGGCGACGGCGTCCACGCTGACGTATACCTCGCCGATGTTCCTGGCTTTGCTCTCGGTTGTCTTGTTGCGCGAGCGCTTGCCGGCTCAGGCGCTGGCCGGGCTTGCGCTGGGTTTCGCCGGCGTGGTGCTGCTGCTGAAGCCGACGCTGTCCGGCGATGTCTGGTTCGCAGGCCTGCTGGGCCTGGCGTCCGGCTTCCTGGCCGGCTGGTCTTATCTGCATGTGCGGGAACTGGGCCGGCAGGGCGAGGCGGAATGGCGGGTGGTGTTCTATTTCGCGCTGATTTCCACCGTCGGCGGCCTGCTGCTGATGAGCCTGGAGCGCTGGCATCCGGTGACGCTGGACAATGTCGGCCTGCTGCTGGGCGTCGGCGCCACCGCCACGCTGGCGCAGCTGGCGATGACCCGCGCCTACAAGGTGGGGCGCAAGCTGACCGCGGCCAACCTGTCTTACCTGACCGTGGTGTTTTCCTGCCTGCTGGGCGCGCTGGTGTGGGGCGACGCGCTGACGGCGGATTCGCTGCTGGCGATGGGCTTGATCATTGTCAGCGGCATGCTGGCGGGCCGGCGCTAG
- a CDS encoding STAS/SEC14 domain-containing protein → MISIREQDYGLDVALFNEFTLADFQLLEQALLKRLDERDKPDMLLDLTELKDFTLDMAMEEVKFMRAHEEKLGRVAIVVGDVWIRLATHIAGLLSHTHVQYFDMIEEAQAWLARPVAA, encoded by the coding sequence ATGATTTCCATCCGCGAGCAGGATTACGGCCTGGATGTGGCTTTGTTCAACGAGTTCACGCTGGCCGACTTCCAGCTGCTGGAGCAGGCGCTGCTCAAGCGCCTGGACGAGCGCGACAAGCCGGACATGCTGCTGGACCTGACCGAGCTGAAGGACTTCACGCTGGACATGGCGATGGAGGAGGTCAAGTTCATGCGCGCGCATGAGGAGAAGCTGGGCCGCGTGGCCATCGTCGTCGGCGACGTATGGATACGCCTGGCCACCCACATCGCGGGCTTGCTGTCCCACACCCATGTCCAGTATTTCGACATGATAGAAGAAGCCCAGGCCTGGCTGGCACGCCCCGTCGCGGCTTGA
- a CDS encoding Tex family protein — MLKSLSSRLAAELAVRESQVAATIELIDGGATVPFIARYRKEVTGGLDDTQLRTLAERLVYLREMDDRRDSILKSIAEQGKLTPELEAALYASDNKTTLEDLYLPYKPKRRTKAQIAREAGLEPLADSLLADPSQDPNVLAETYINAEAGVADAKAALDGARAILIERFAEDAELLGQLREKLWNEGELAAAVVAGKENEGAKFSDYFDHREHIKAIPSHRALALLRGRNEGVLSVALKYQPDETPITERSAYEMLIAARFGIKDAGRAADKWLLDGVRLCWRAKIFLSLELELVSRLKDAADGEAIKVFAANLHDLLLAAPAGRRATLGLDPGLRTGCKVAVVDDTGKVLDTATIYPHEPRREWDKSIAILGALCARHKVDLIAIGNGTASRETDKLAQDLIKAFPQLSMTKIVVSEAGASVYSASELAAKEFPDMDVSLRGAVSIARRLQDPLAELVKIDPKSIGVGQYQHDVNQSQLARALDGVVEDCVNAVGVDVNTASVPLLTRISGLNATLASNIVSYRDQNGAFRTRKELLKVPRLGDKTFEQAAGFLRIAGGDNPLDASSVHPEAYPVVEKIVAKAGRDVKSLIGDSAFLKSVRAADYTDERFGLPTVMDILKELDKPGRDPRPEFKTATFQDGVEDIKHLQPGMVLEGVVTNVANFGAFVDIGVHQDGLVHISALSNKFIDDPRKVVKAGDVVKVKVLEVDVARKRIALTMRLDDEVGSGNSRGGRGDSRSDNRPRQPRGQSAAPQGDTAMAAAFAKLRKG, encoded by the coding sequence ATGCTGAAAAGCCTTTCCAGCCGCCTGGCGGCTGAGCTTGCCGTCCGCGAATCCCAGGTGGCGGCCACCATCGAACTGATCGACGGCGGCGCCACCGTTCCCTTCATCGCCCGTTACCGCAAGGAAGTCACCGGCGGCCTGGACGACACCCAGTTGCGCACGCTGGCAGAGCGCCTGGTCTATCTGCGCGAGATGGATGATCGCCGCGACAGCATCCTCAAGAGCATCGCCGAGCAAGGCAAGCTCACCCCCGAACTGGAAGCGGCTCTCTACGCCAGCGACAACAAGACCACGCTGGAAGATCTTTACCTCCCTTACAAACCCAAGCGCCGCACCAAGGCGCAGATCGCCCGCGAAGCCGGCCTGGAGCCGCTGGCCGACAGCCTGCTGGCCGATCCGTCGCAAGACCCGAACGTGCTGGCCGAAACCTATATCAATGCCGAAGCCGGCGTCGCCGACGCCAAGGCGGCGCTGGACGGCGCGCGCGCCATCCTGATCGAGCGCTTCGCGGAAGACGCCGAACTGTTGGGCCAACTGCGCGAAAAGCTTTGGAACGAGGGCGAACTGGCCGCCGCCGTGGTGGCCGGCAAGGAAAACGAGGGCGCCAAGTTCTCCGACTACTTCGATCATCGCGAGCACATCAAGGCGATTCCCTCGCACCGCGCGCTGGCGCTCTTGCGAGGCCGCAACGAGGGCGTGCTGAGCGTTGCGTTGAAATACCAGCCGGATGAAACGCCGATCACCGAGCGCTCAGCCTATGAAATGCTGATCGCCGCCCGCTTCGGCATCAAGGATGCCGGCCGCGCCGCCGACAAGTGGCTGCTGGACGGCGTGCGCCTGTGCTGGCGCGCCAAGATATTCCTGTCGCTGGAGCTCGAGCTGGTGTCGCGGCTGAAAGATGCCGCCGACGGCGAGGCAATCAAGGTGTTCGCCGCCAATCTGCACGACTTGCTGCTGGCCGCCCCGGCCGGCCGCCGCGCCACCCTGGGCCTGGACCCGGGCCTGCGCACCGGCTGCAAGGTGGCAGTGGTCGACGATACCGGCAAGGTGTTGGACACCGCCACCATCTATCCGCACGAGCCGCGCCGCGAATGGGACAAGTCCATCGCCATCCTCGGCGCGCTGTGCGCGCGCCACAAGGTTGACCTGATCGCCATCGGCAACGGCACCGCCAGCCGCGAGACCGACAAGCTGGCGCAGGACCTGATCAAGGCCTTCCCGCAACTCTCCATGACCAAGATCGTGGTGTCCGAAGCCGGCGCTTCGGTGTATTCGGCATCCGAGCTGGCGGCCAAGGAATTCCCGGATATGGACGTGAGCCTGCGCGGCGCGGTGTCGATCGCCCGCCGCCTGCAGGACCCGCTGGCCGAACTGGTGAAGATCGACCCCAAGTCCATCGGCGTCGGCCAATACCAGCACGACGTCAACCAGAGCCAGCTGGCGCGCGCGCTGGATGGCGTGGTGGAGGACTGCGTGAACGCGGTGGGCGTCGACGTCAACACCGCCTCGGTGCCGCTGCTGACCCGCATCTCCGGCCTCAACGCGACGCTGGCGTCCAATATCGTGTCCTACCGCGACCAGAACGGCGCGTTCCGCACTCGCAAGGAGCTGCTGAAAGTGCCGCGTCTGGGCGACAAGACCTTTGAGCAGGCGGCCGGCTTCCTGCGCATCGCCGGCGGCGACAATCCGCTGGACGCGTCGTCGGTGCACCCGGAAGCCTATCCGGTGGTGGAAAAGATCGTGGCCAAGGCCGGCCGCGACGTGAAATCGCTGATTGGGGACTCCGCATTCCTGAAATCGGTGCGCGCCGCCGACTACACCGACGAGCGCTTCGGCCTGCCGACGGTGATGGACATCCTGAAAGAACTGGACAAGCCGGGCCGTGATCCGCGTCCGGAGTTCAAGACCGCCACCTTCCAGGACGGTGTCGAGGACATCAAGCACCTGCAGCCGGGCATGGTGCTGGAAGGCGTGGTCACCAATGTGGCCAACTTCGGCGCCTTCGTCGACATCGGCGTGCACCAGGACGGCCTGGTCCACATTTCGGCGCTGTCCAACAAGTTCATCGATGATCCGCGCAAGGTGGTCAAGGCCGGCGACGTGGTCAAGGTCAAAGTGCTGGAAGTGGACGTGGCGCGCAAGCGCATCGCGCTGACCATGCGGCTGGACGACGAGGTCGGTTCCGGCAACAGTCGCGGCGGCCGCGGCGACAGCCGCTCCGACAACCGCCCGCGGCAGCCGCGCGGCCAGTCTGCCGCGCCGCAGGGCGATACGGCGATGGCCGCAGCCTTCGCCAAGCTGCGCAAGGGATGA
- the putA gene encoding trifunctional transcriptional regulator/proline dehydrogenase/L-glutamate gamma-semialdehyde dehydrogenase, translated as MQFESFAHQQSALRDAITAAYRRDERECVQALLPQAAMSPEQVASVQDLARRLVTEVRRERTRSSGVDALMHEFSLDSSEGIALMCLAEALLRIPDRETADKLIRDKISRGDWKAHLGNSSSLFVNAAAWGLLVTGKLVSSHSANGLSAAMTRLIAKGGEPLIRKGVDMAMRMLGKQFVTGETIEEALANGREREARGYRFSYDMLGEAAMTEADAQRYLKDYVTAIHAIGKESNGRGIYDGPGISVKLSAIHPRYARLKHERMMTELLPRLKALFLLAKQYNIGLNIDAEEADRLEISMDLVEALANDADLNGFEGIGIVVQAYQKRCPFVIDFLIDLARRTGHRFMVRLVKGAYWDAEIKRAQVDGLPGYPVYTRKVYTDVSYLACAKKLLAAQDAIYPQFATHNAYSLSAIYNLAAGKDYEFQCLHGMGETLYDQVVGKDKLGKACRIYAPVGSHETLLAYLVRRLLENGANSSFVNRIVDENVSIDELVTDPVAEAAGFSGMPHSKIPLPEALYGEGRRNSKGLDLSSEHVLATLQLGLQASEQQRWAAFPMLGDGDVTDGELQEVRNPADHSDVVGKVIEASAADVERALALSAGIAAAWAATPVAERAASIRRMADLMEAHMPALMGLAVREAGKTLNNAIAEVREAVDFCRYYAAQIVSEFDNASHRPLGPVVCISPWNFPLAIFIGEVVASLAAGNTVLAKPAEQTSLIAAYAVRLLHEAGIPRAALQFLPGRGEVVGAALTGDARIQGVIFTGSTEVAQIINRTLAKRQDDPVLVAETGGMNAMIVDSSALPEQVVTDVLSSAFDSAGQRCSALRVLYLQNDIADKVIAMIKGAMDELTIGNPAKLTTDVGPVIDAEAQAGLLAHIARMKNSARAMHQTKLSAACEQGTFVAPTLFEIDNLSELKREVFGPVLHVLRYAASDLDKVVAEINATGYGLTHGIHSRIDETIADICGKIKVGNIYVNRNIVGAVVGVQPFGGEGKSGTGPKAGGPYYLYRLTRAAWQPKLAAVPAAADLSALDALAAAAKAQSLALDGAIAAARKESPLTHSVALPGPTGENNLLSFAGRGRIGCVADDAQALAEQLAAAFAAGNRAVLADNELGRKFASALNGHVSLAADVLEADVDAVLYAGAKAEEARRELAARDGALVPLILRGENGYNVHRLVVERALSVNTTAAGGNASLMSMTE; from the coding sequence ATGCAATTCGAATCCTTTGCTCATCAGCAGTCCGCTCTGCGCGATGCGATCACCGCCGCTTACCGGCGCGATGAACGCGAGTGCGTGCAGGCTTTGTTGCCTCAGGCGGCGATGAGTCCCGAGCAAGTCGCATCAGTGCAAGACCTTGCCCGTCGGCTGGTGACCGAGGTGCGCCGCGAGCGCACCCGTTCCAGCGGCGTGGACGCGCTGATGCACGAGTTCTCGTTGGACAGCAGCGAAGGGATCGCCCTGATGTGTCTGGCGGAGGCGCTGCTGCGCATCCCCGACCGCGAGACGGCCGACAAGCTGATCCGCGACAAGATTTCCCGCGGCGACTGGAAGGCCCATTTGGGCAACAGTTCGTCGCTGTTCGTCAACGCGGCCGCTTGGGGCCTGCTGGTGACCGGCAAGCTGGTTTCCTCTCATAGCGCCAACGGCCTGTCGGCGGCGATGACGCGCCTGATCGCCAAAGGCGGCGAGCCGCTGATCCGCAAGGGCGTCGACATGGCGATGCGCATGCTGGGCAAGCAGTTCGTCACCGGCGAGACGATCGAGGAAGCGCTGGCCAACGGCCGCGAACGCGAAGCGCGCGGTTACCGCTTCAGCTACGACATGCTGGGCGAAGCGGCGATGACCGAAGCCGACGCCCAACGCTACCTGAAGGACTACGTCACCGCCATCCATGCGATCGGCAAGGAGTCGAACGGCCGCGGCATCTATGACGGCCCCGGCATCTCGGTGAAGCTGTCCGCGATCCACCCGCGCTATGCCCGCCTGAAGCATGAACGCATGATGACCGAGCTGCTGCCTCGACTGAAGGCGCTGTTCCTGTTGGCCAAGCAATACAATATCGGCCTGAACATCGACGCCGAGGAGGCCGACCGCCTGGAGATCTCGATGGACCTGGTCGAAGCGCTGGCCAACGATGCGGACCTGAACGGCTTCGAAGGCATCGGCATCGTGGTGCAGGCCTACCAGAAGCGCTGTCCCTTCGTGATCGATTTCCTGATCGACCTGGCGCGCCGCACCGGCCACCGCTTCATGGTGCGGCTGGTGAAGGGCGCCTACTGGGACGCCGAGATCAAGCGCGCCCAGGTGGACGGCCTGCCTGGCTATCCGGTGTATACGCGCAAGGTGTACACCGATGTGTCCTACCTTGCCTGCGCCAAGAAGCTGCTGGCCGCCCAGGACGCGATCTACCCGCAGTTCGCCACGCACAACGCCTACAGCCTGTCGGCGATTTACAACCTGGCCGCCGGCAAGGATTACGAGTTCCAGTGCCTGCACGGCATGGGCGAGACCCTGTACGACCAGGTAGTGGGCAAGGACAAGCTGGGCAAGGCTTGCCGCATCTACGCGCCGGTCGGCTCGCATGAGACGCTGCTAGCCTACCTGGTGCGCCGCCTGCTGGAAAACGGCGCCAACTCCTCCTTCGTCAACCGCATCGTCGACGAAAACGTGTCCATCGACGAACTGGTGACCGATCCGGTGGCCGAGGCCGCCGGCTTTTCCGGCATGCCGCACAGCAAGATTCCGCTGCCTGAGGCGCTGTACGGCGAAGGCCGCCGCAATTCCAAAGGCCTGGACCTGTCCAGCGAGCACGTGCTGGCCACGTTGCAGCTGGGCCTGCAGGCGTCCGAGCAGCAGCGTTGGGCCGCCTTCCCCATGCTGGGAGATGGCGATGTCACCGACGGCGAGCTGCAGGAAGTGCGCAATCCGGCCGACCACAGCGATGTGGTGGGCAAGGTGATAGAGGCCAGCGCCGCCGACGTCGAGCGCGCGCTGGCCCTATCGGCCGGCATCGCCGCCGCCTGGGCCGCGACGCCGGTAGCCGAGCGCGCGGCCAGCATCCGCCGCATGGCCGACCTGATGGAGGCGCACATGCCGGCGCTGATGGGCCTGGCGGTGCGCGAGGCGGGCAAGACGCTGAACAACGCCATCGCCGAAGTGCGCGAGGCGGTGGATTTCTGCCGCTACTACGCCGCGCAGATCGTGTCTGAGTTCGACAACGCCAGCCACCGGCCGCTGGGTCCTGTGGTGTGCATCAGCCCGTGGAACTTCCCGCTGGCCATTTTCATCGGCGAAGTCGTCGCGTCTTTGGCCGCCGGCAATACTGTACTGGCCAAGCCGGCCGAGCAGACCAGCCTGATCGCCGCCTACGCGGTGCGCCTGCTGCACGAGGCGGGCATCCCGCGCGCGGCGCTGCAGTTCCTGCCGGGCCGCGGCGAGGTGGTCGGCGCCGCGCTGACCGGCGACGCGCGCATCCAGGGCGTGATCTTCACCGGTTCCACCGAGGTGGCGCAGATCATCAACCGCACGCTGGCAAAACGCCAAGACGATCCGGTGCTGGTGGCGGAAACCGGCGGCATGAACGCGATGATCGTCGACAGCTCGGCGCTGCCGGAACAGGTGGTCACCGATGTGCTGAGCTCTGCCTTCGATTCCGCCGGCCAGCGTTGCTCGGCGCTGCGGGTGCTGTACCTGCAGAACGACATCGCCGACAAGGTGATCGCGATGATCAAGGGGGCGATGGATGAGCTGACCATCGGCAATCCGGCCAAGCTGACCACCGACGTCGGTCCGGTGATCGACGCCGAGGCCCAGGCCGGCCTGCTCGCCCACATCGCCAGGATGAAGAACTCCGCCCGCGCGATGCACCAGACCAAGCTGTCCGCGGCGTGCGAGCAGGGCACTTTCGTCGCGCCGACGCTGTTCGAGATCGACAATCTGTCGGAGCTCAAGCGCGAAGTGTTCGGCCCGGTGCTGCACGTGCTGCGCTATGCCGCGTCGGATCTGGACAAGGTGGTGGCCGAGATCAACGCCACCGGCTATGGCCTGACCCACGGCATCCACAGCCGCATCGACGAAACCATCGCCGACATCTGCGGCAAGATCAAAGTGGGCAATATCTACGTCAACCGCAACATCGTCGGCGCGGTGGTCGGGGTGCAGCCCTTCGGCGGCGAGGGCAAGTCCGGCACCGGTCCCAAGGCAGGCGGTCCGTACTACCTGTACCGCCTGACCCGTGCCGCCTGGCAGCCGAAGCTGGCCGCCGTGCCGGCGGCGGCCGATTTGTCCGCGCTGGACGCGCTGGCGGCCGCGGCCAAGGCGCAGAGCCTGGCGCTGGACGGCGCGATCGCCGCCGCGCGCAAGGAAAGCCCGCTGACGCATAGCGTGGCGTTGCCGGGGCCGACCGGAGAAAACAACTTGCTGTCCTTCGCCGGCCGCGGCCGCATAGGCTGCGTCGCCGACGACGCGCAGGCGCTGGCCGAACAGCTGGCCGCGGCCTTCGCCGCCGGCAACCGCGCGGTGCTGGCCGATAACGAGCTGGGACGCAAGTTCGCGTCCGCCTTGAACGGCCATGTGTCGCTGGCTGCCGACGTGCTGGAAGCGGATGTCGATGCGGTGTTGTACGCCGGCGCCAAGGCCGAGGAGGCACGGCGCGAGCTGGCCGCCCGCGACGGCGCGCTGGTTCCGCTGATCCTGCGCGGCGAAAATGGCTACAATGTGCATCGGCTGGTGGTCGAGCGCGCGCTTAGCGTCAATACCACGGCGGCCGGCGGAAACGCCAGCCTGATGAGCATGACCGAATGA